Proteins from one Arthrobacter sp. DNA4 genomic window:
- a CDS encoding flavodoxin family protein produces the protein MEESTREAAGTPAGYSDLKAVFFNGTLKKSPQTSNTDGLIRISRRIMEKQGVSTTVIRTVDHDIASGVYPDMTQYGWATDEWPELYPAVQEADIVVVAGPIWLGDNSSQTKKLIERLYAHSGELNGKGQWAFYPKVGGCLITGNEDGIKHCAMNVLYSLQHIGFSIPPQADAGWIGPVGPGPSYLDEGSGGPETDFTNRNTTFMTWNLLHLARTLKDAGGYPAYGNLPGEWAAGTRFDFENPEYR, from the coding sequence GTGGAAGAAAGCACCCGGGAAGCAGCAGGAACGCCGGCCGGTTACAGCGACCTCAAGGCTGTCTTCTTCAACGGCACGCTGAAGAAGTCGCCCCAGACCTCCAACACCGATGGGCTGATCCGCATCAGCCGCCGGATCATGGAAAAGCAGGGCGTCAGCACCACGGTGATCCGCACGGTGGACCACGACATCGCCAGCGGCGTCTACCCGGACATGACCCAGTACGGCTGGGCTACCGACGAGTGGCCGGAGCTTTACCCCGCGGTCCAGGAAGCCGACATTGTTGTGGTGGCCGGACCCATCTGGCTGGGGGACAACTCCTCCCAGACCAAGAAGCTGATCGAACGCCTCTACGCCCACTCCGGGGAGCTCAACGGCAAGGGCCAATGGGCGTTCTACCCGAAAGTCGGCGGCTGCCTGATCACCGGAAACGAAGACGGCATTAAGCACTGCGCCATGAACGTCCTGTACAGCCTGCAGCACATCGGCTTCAGCATCCCCCCGCAGGCCGACGCCGGATGGATCGGGCCGGTGGGGCCCGGACCCAGTTACCTGGATGAAGGCTCGGGCGGCCCGGAGACAGACTTCACCAACCGGAACACCACGTTCATGACGTGGAACCTCCTGCACCTGGCCCGGACCCTGAAGGACGCCGGGGGTTATCCCGCGTACGGAAACCTGCCGGGCGAATGGGCTGCCGGCACACGATTCGATTTCGAAAACCCGGAATACCGCTGA
- a CDS encoding permease, protein MTAELQAPVRSLGSWTVGVVGIAGLIAIIAGVYASPEALVAVGILIAAAVGIGWPHFLRIPAKKTLAAVIALPGAGAAVAAGLAPAPGYLDWTPAFVALGMMAVFVVQLIRGTGQAQRLESTLGCCAGVLLSCLGAGWIAGSRFNGVREMLLVAAISAAVALLAGLIRWPDSIVAPLGVVLAGLAGPLAGLVLSDIAVLLTAVFGVVVGAVLASFRRLATLRGAPLNIPAALGMGLAPVSAVGSLAYFIDKLLIY, encoded by the coding sequence ATGACGGCGGAACTGCAGGCGCCCGTCCGTTCTCTTGGCTCCTGGACCGTTGGCGTCGTCGGGATAGCCGGCCTCATTGCGATCATCGCCGGGGTCTACGCCTCGCCGGAAGCACTCGTGGCGGTGGGAATCCTGATCGCCGCGGCCGTGGGCATCGGCTGGCCGCACTTCCTGCGCATTCCCGCCAAGAAGACCCTCGCCGCCGTCATCGCCCTGCCGGGCGCAGGCGCCGCAGTGGCGGCGGGCCTGGCGCCCGCCCCCGGATACCTGGACTGGACACCGGCCTTCGTTGCCCTGGGAATGATGGCGGTCTTCGTGGTGCAGCTGATCCGCGGCACCGGGCAGGCGCAGCGGCTGGAGTCCACCCTTGGATGCTGCGCGGGTGTCCTGTTGTCCTGCCTCGGCGCGGGCTGGATTGCCGGCTCCCGGTTCAACGGTGTCCGGGAAATGCTGCTGGTGGCGGCGATCAGCGCGGCAGTGGCCCTGCTGGCAGGGCTTATCCGCTGGCCGGACAGCATCGTCGCCCCGCTGGGAGTGGTGCTTGCCGGACTGGCCGGACCGCTCGCCGGGCTGGTCCTGTCGGACATCGCCGTCCTGCTTACCGCCGTCTTCGGCGTGGTTGTGGGTGCGGTCCTTGCCAGCTTCCGGCGGCTGGCAACGCTCCGCGGCGCTCCGCTGAACATCCCGGCCGCGCTGGGCATGGGCCTTGCCCCGGTTTCGGCCGTCGGATCCCTCGCGTACTTCATAGACAAACTACTCATCTACTAA
- a CDS encoding FABP family protein, producing the protein MPIEIPTDLTPELVPLSWLIGEWEGRGRLGSGDEDSEHFLQHVSFTHNGLPYLQYRAESWLTDDEGTRLRPLTVETGFWALERKQLDADGGPGLVPADIVPVLKSADEVEALRNKDGGFDISVSISHPGGISELYYGQIKGPQIQLTTDMVMRGSHSKDYSAATRIFGLVDGNLLWRWDVAAGGEAGKGLEAHASAFLHRVS; encoded by the coding sequence ATGCCCATTGAGATTCCTACAGACCTGACCCCCGAACTCGTCCCCCTTTCCTGGCTCATCGGTGAGTGGGAGGGCCGGGGCCGGCTGGGCAGCGGCGACGAGGATTCCGAACACTTCCTGCAGCACGTCTCCTTCACCCACAACGGCCTGCCGTATCTGCAGTACCGTGCCGAAAGCTGGTTGACCGACGACGAAGGCACGCGCCTGCGGCCGCTCACCGTCGAGACAGGTTTCTGGGCCCTGGAGCGCAAGCAGCTTGATGCCGACGGCGGTCCCGGCCTGGTGCCGGCCGACATCGTGCCGGTGCTGAAGAGTGCCGACGAGGTAGAGGCACTGCGCAACAAGGACGGCGGCTTCGACATCTCCGTGTCCATCTCGCACCCCGGCGGAATCTCGGAGTTGTACTACGGCCAGATCAAGGGTCCCCAGATCCAGCTGACCACCGACATGGTGATGCGCGGCAGCCACTCGAAGGACTACAGCGCGGCCACCCGCATTTTCGGTCTGGTGGACGGCAACCTGTTGTGGCGGTGGGACGTGGCCGCGGGCGGTGAGGCAGGAAAGGGTCTGGAGGCACATGCTTCCGCCTTCCTGCACAGGGTTTCCTGA
- the mshD gene encoding mycothiol synthase — translation MTPAHPQKWPVHVVRGGVDQQLLKDCRDLLAAAEESDGNPSISEQTLVTMRAGDSAEHTLLTLALYAPDEDSDPVTGQDLAGFAVVVEEQDGTGILEIAVHPSYRNQGVADRLVGALKEVRGFDGLKAWSHGNHEAAADLAARYGYAPVRELWKMRMTTAGADLPDAGLPDGVAIRAFVPGKDEEAWLAANRAAFAHHPEQGGLTRADLDARMTEDWFDPSGFLLAEGRDGRLLGYHWTKVHPRHGEHPAIGEVYVVGVTPEAQGMGLGKALTIAGIKHLRDAGLNGVMLYVDADNAPAVALYRRLGFTRWDMDVMYGPAGG, via the coding sequence ATGACTCCAGCGCATCCGCAGAAGTGGCCCGTCCATGTCGTCCGGGGCGGAGTTGACCAGCAACTGCTGAAAGACTGCCGCGACCTTTTGGCCGCGGCTGAGGAATCGGACGGCAATCCTTCCATTTCGGAGCAAACCCTGGTGACCATGCGCGCCGGAGATTCGGCGGAGCACACCCTGCTGACACTGGCCCTCTACGCGCCGGACGAGGACTCCGACCCGGTGACCGGCCAGGATCTGGCGGGCTTCGCCGTCGTGGTTGAAGAGCAGGACGGAACCGGCATCCTGGAAATCGCCGTCCATCCCTCCTACCGGAACCAGGGTGTGGCGGACCGGCTGGTGGGCGCGCTCAAGGAGGTCCGTGGCTTTGACGGGCTGAAGGCGTGGTCCCACGGCAACCACGAGGCCGCGGCCGACCTTGCCGCCCGCTACGGGTACGCGCCGGTGCGCGAGTTATGGAAGATGCGGATGACGACGGCGGGCGCGGACCTGCCCGACGCCGGCCTTCCGGACGGCGTGGCCATCCGTGCCTTCGTGCCCGGCAAGGATGAGGAGGCGTGGCTGGCCGCCAACCGGGCGGCGTTCGCCCACCACCCCGAGCAGGGCGGCCTCACCAGGGCCGACCTCGACGCGCGCATGACGGAGGACTGGTTCGACCCGTCCGGCTTCCTCCTGGCGGAGGGCCGGGACGGCCGCCTCCTGGGGTACCACTGGACCAAGGTCCACCCCCGCCACGGTGAGCACCCTGCGATCGGCGAGGTTTACGTGGTGGGCGTGACGCCGGAGGCACAGGGCATGGGCCTGGGCAAGGCTTTGACCATTGCCGGCATCAAACACCTTCGCGACGCGGGATTGAACGGCGTGATGCTTTACGTGGATGCGGACAACGCCCCGGCCGTTGCCCTGTACCGCCGGCTCGGCTTCACCCGCTGGGACATGGACGTCATGTACGGCCCCGCCGGCGGGTAG
- a CDS encoding response regulator transcription factor, whose protein sequence is MSHILLLTNSTGSSVDILPALELLNHRVHILPAEPTALLETDPCDIVLLDARKDLVGARSLTQLLKATGLSAPLVLILTEGGMAAVSSAWAVDDIVLDSAGPAEVEARIRLSVARAVPEQEDTPSEIRAAGVVIDEASYTARVNGAPLNLTFKEFELLKYLAQHPGRVFTRQQLLTEVWGYDYYGGTRTVDVHVRRLRAKLGADHENLISTVRNVGYRLTLVRQQEDELTEA, encoded by the coding sequence ATGTCGCACATCCTGTTACTGACCAACAGCACCGGTTCTTCGGTGGACATCCTGCCTGCCCTTGAGCTGCTGAACCACAGGGTCCATATCCTCCCCGCCGAGCCGACGGCCCTCCTCGAAACAGACCCCTGCGACATTGTCCTGCTGGACGCCCGCAAGGACCTGGTGGGCGCCCGCTCCCTCACCCAGCTCCTGAAAGCCACTGGCCTCAGCGCCCCGCTCGTGCTGATCCTCACTGAGGGCGGCATGGCAGCGGTGTCCTCCGCCTGGGCCGTTGACGACATCGTCCTCGATTCCGCCGGCCCCGCTGAGGTGGAGGCCCGCATCCGGCTGTCCGTCGCCCGGGCCGTGCCCGAGCAGGAAGACACCCCGAGCGAAATCCGCGCCGCCGGCGTCGTCATCGATGAGGCAAGCTACACGGCCCGGGTCAACGGGGCGCCCCTGAACCTGACATTCAAGGAGTTCGAACTCCTGAAGTACCTGGCGCAGCACCCGGGCCGCGTCTTCACCCGGCAGCAGCTGCTTACCGAGGTTTGGGGTTACGACTACTACGGCGGCACGCGCACCGTGGATGTCCACGTCCGGCGGCTGCGGGCCAAGCTCGGCGCAGACCACGAGAACCTGATCAGCACCGTCAGGAACGTGGGGTACCGCCTCACCCTGGTCCGGCAGCAGGAAGATGAACTCACCGAGGCCTGA
- a CDS encoding RNA degradosome polyphosphate kinase, producing MNPEPSGTATSQDVAVPVRARFGSSEVPASRATQDRIDIPEFAPNLQPEGDIRPDRFLDRELSWLAFNSRVLELAEDPTLHLLERVSFLSIFASNLDEFFMVRVAGLKRRIATGLAVPSPAGLSPVEVLERISEEAHRLQQRHAQVFAEQIRPALAYEHIHVMQWGELDDAAQQQLSVMFAEKVFPILTPLAVDPAHPFPYISGLSLNLAVVVRNPVSDKELFARVKVPDQLPRLISIDGPRAGAVPGRVARFIALEEVIAVHLDKLFPGMEVLEHHTFRVTRNEDVEVEEDDAENLLQALEKELLRRRFGPPVRLEVTNDINPNIRALLIRELGVEESEVYSVPAPLDMRGLSVIAGIDRADLHYPKHVPHTSRYLNESETSKAANVFAAMRRRDILLHHPYDSFSTSVQAFLEQAAADPKVQAIKQTLYRTSGDSPIVDALIDAAEAGKQVLALVEIKARFDEQANISWARKLEQAGVHVVYGIVGLKTHCKLSLVVRQEVDGLRRYCHIGTGNYHPRTARYYEDLGLLTANDQVGEDLSKLFNQLSGYAPKSTFKRLLVAPRSVRSGLIDRIETEIRNARAGVPGHVQIKVNSMVDEAIIDSLYRASQAGVKVDVVVRGICSLRPGVPGLSDNITVRSILGRFLEHSRVFAFANGGDPVVYIGSADMMHRNLDRRVEALVQLSSPDDITYVLDLLRRYMDPETSSWHLDNEGRWIRHHLSEDGKPLEDVQSWLLASRPRQRTLSRR from the coding sequence ATGAACCCGGAACCGTCCGGAACAGCCACGTCCCAGGATGTTGCGGTGCCTGTCCGGGCCCGCTTCGGCTCCTCCGAAGTACCGGCATCACGGGCCACCCAGGACCGGATCGACATCCCTGAGTTCGCACCGAACCTGCAGCCGGAAGGCGACATCCGCCCTGACCGGTTCCTGGACCGCGAACTGAGCTGGCTTGCCTTCAATTCCCGGGTGCTGGAACTGGCGGAAGACCCCACCCTCCACCTGCTGGAACGGGTCAGCTTCCTGTCCATCTTCGCCTCCAACCTGGACGAGTTCTTCATGGTCCGCGTGGCAGGCCTCAAGCGCCGCATCGCTACCGGACTCGCCGTCCCCTCCCCTGCCGGCCTGAGCCCGGTTGAGGTGCTGGAGCGGATCAGCGAGGAAGCCCACCGGCTCCAGCAGCGGCATGCACAGGTCTTCGCCGAGCAGATCCGCCCCGCCCTGGCCTACGAGCACATCCACGTCATGCAGTGGGGGGAACTGGACGACGCCGCCCAGCAGCAGCTCAGCGTCATGTTCGCGGAAAAGGTCTTCCCCATCCTGACGCCCCTTGCCGTGGATCCGGCGCACCCGTTCCCCTACATCTCGGGCCTGTCACTGAACCTTGCCGTGGTGGTCCGGAACCCGGTCAGCGACAAGGAGCTCTTCGCCCGCGTCAAGGTCCCGGACCAGCTGCCGCGGCTGATCTCCATCGACGGCCCCCGCGCCGGTGCCGTGCCGGGCCGGGTGGCGCGGTTCATCGCGCTTGAAGAAGTCATCGCCGTGCACCTGGACAAGCTGTTCCCCGGCATGGAGGTCCTGGAGCACCACACCTTCCGCGTGACGCGCAACGAGGACGTGGAGGTGGAGGAGGACGATGCCGAAAACCTCCTGCAGGCACTGGAGAAGGAACTCCTCCGCCGCCGGTTCGGCCCGCCGGTCAGGCTGGAAGTCACCAACGACATCAACCCCAACATCCGGGCCCTGCTGATCCGTGAACTGGGGGTCGAAGAGTCCGAGGTGTACTCGGTGCCCGCGCCGCTGGACATGCGGGGCCTGTCCGTCATCGCCGGCATTGACCGCGCGGACCTGCACTACCCCAAGCATGTCCCGCACACGTCGCGGTACCTGAACGAGTCCGAGACATCCAAGGCTGCCAACGTGTTCGCCGCCATGCGGCGCCGGGACATCCTGCTGCACCACCCGTACGATTCGTTCTCCACGTCAGTCCAGGCTTTCCTGGAACAGGCCGCGGCGGACCCGAAGGTCCAGGCCATCAAGCAGACCCTGTACCGCACCTCCGGTGACTCGCCCATTGTGGATGCCTTGATCGACGCTGCCGAGGCCGGCAAGCAGGTCCTGGCCCTGGTGGAAATCAAGGCGAGGTTCGATGAGCAGGCCAACATCTCCTGGGCCCGCAAACTGGAACAGGCCGGCGTCCACGTGGTGTACGGCATCGTGGGCCTGAAAACGCACTGCAAGCTTTCGCTGGTGGTTCGACAGGAAGTGGACGGGCTGCGACGCTACTGCCACATCGGAACCGGCAACTACCATCCGCGCACTGCACGGTACTACGAGGACCTGGGCCTGCTGACTGCCAACGACCAGGTGGGCGAGGACCTTTCCAAGCTGTTCAACCAGCTTTCCGGCTACGCGCCCAAGTCAACCTTCAAGCGCCTGCTGGTGGCACCCCGCTCCGTGCGCTCCGGGCTCATCGACCGGATTGAGACGGAGATCCGCAATGCCCGGGCAGGCGTGCCGGGCCATGTGCAGATCAAGGTGAACTCGATGGTGGACGAGGCCATCATCGACTCCCTTTACCGTGCCTCCCAGGCTGGCGTGAAGGTGGACGTCGTGGTCCGCGGCATCTGCTCGCTGCGCCCCGGCGTTCCCGGCCTGAGCGACAACATCACGGTGCGTTCCATCCTGGGCCGGTTCCTTGAACACTCGCGGGTGTTCGCCTTTGCCAACGGCGGGGACCCCGTGGTGTACATCGGCTCCGCGGACATGATGCACCGGAACCTGGACCGACGGGTGGAGGCGCTGGTGCAGCTCAGCAGCCCGGACGACATCACCTACGT